From a single Campylobacter concisus genomic region:
- a CDS encoding DUF7338 family protein, whose translation MKLNQKQKLQILKNIAIELPIEILHFIVVPIALLACDEKSENLPKWAAWFDENDYGINGDDGWKNEHFPNGKNKTYWARLCWLYRNRIGNFSAKYLGVRIEDIDASSVKSVGDTLATENKGVKSTQCLVTCKMKDGRECFGYYKEIRYGKSKFYCRIYLGWKLMDICGMNEENKSTYLEADDKKVLKSVWCVNPFKRVK comes from the coding sequence ATGAAGCTAAACCAAAAGCAAAAACTACAAATTCTTAAAAACATAGCTATTGAGTTACCTATCGAGATACTACACTTTATAGTAGTACCTATCGCTCTGCTAGCTTGCGATGAGAAAAGCGAGAATTTGCCTAAATGGGCGGCGTGGTTTGATGAGAACGACTACGGCATAAACGGAGACGATGGCTGGAAAAACGAGCATTTCCCAAACGGCAAAAATAAAACTTATTGGGCTAGGCTTTGTTGGTTATATCGTAACAGGATAGGAAACTTTAGCGCGAAGTATCTAGGCGTCAGGATTGAAGATATAGATGCAAGCAGTGTTAAAAGCGTAGGCGATACTCTAGCTACAGAAAACAAAGGAGTAAAAAGCACCCAGTGTCTAGTGACTTGCAAGATGAAAGATGGACGTGAGTGTTTTGGTTATTACAAAGAAATAAGATATGGCAAATCTAAGTTTTATTGCAGGATATATCTAGGCTGGAAGCTTATGGATATATGTGGAATGAATGAAGAGAACAAAAGCACATATCTTGAAGCAGATGATAAGAAGGTGCTTAAAAGTGTTTGGTGTGTAAATCCGTTTAAAAGGGTTAAATAG
- a CDS encoding AAA family ATPase, which translates to MLISFGVSGYRSINEKVEINFDVYKNQRIKGTKYEPNYFLDRKIKLAKSVVLFGDNAAGKSNVLKAIGSFKRIVARGINLDIETKNINNKSDKTSYETEFLIDNDIYEYNLTLNKNGVVSEKLIKNDTIIYDFKDNKLTFEKHPAIGDILSVQSKEIILKKIEDNKIPEIDNFLQGCVVGSAESKIYRTYRVLGTMLRNRSYFSATIVPFPTFAKDQIESNRDIFLKILKILDKSIENYIFSKIDENRYCMILKRDNRDFPVEEESNGIKKIISILPSLLSEDKNDMIFVIDELDSSISTKALIRILNGVINSSENKKAQFILSSHNPMIFDTSFLNPSQLYIVSKENCDTKVTCLDQFEPISYRRKAYLNYLRGDYE; encoded by the coding sequence ATGTTAATAAGCTTTGGTGTATCTGGATATAGATCTATAAATGAGAAGGTAGAGATAAATTTTGATGTTTATAAAAACCAGCGAATAAAAGGGACGAAGTATGAGCCAAATTATTTTTTAGATAGAAAAATAAAACTTGCTAAAAGTGTAGTCCTTTTTGGTGATAATGCAGCAGGCAAAAGTAATGTTTTGAAGGCCATTGGTTCTTTCAAAAGAATAGTAGCTAGAGGCATTAATCTTGATATAGAGACCAAAAATATAAACAATAAATCAGATAAAACATCTTATGAGACAGAATTTTTAATAGATAACGATATATATGAATACAATTTAACTTTAAATAAAAATGGCGTAGTAAGTGAAAAATTGATTAAGAATGATACGATTATATATGATTTTAAAGACAATAAACTAACGTTTGAAAAACATCCAGCTATTGGAGATATATTATCAGTTCAATCAAAGGAGATAATTTTAAAAAAGATAGAGGACAACAAAATACCAGAAATAGATAACTTTTTGCAAGGGTGTGTCGTAGGATCGGCTGAAAGTAAAATTTATAGAACATATAGAGTACTTGGCACAATGCTCAGAAATAGAAGTTATTTTTCTGCTACTATAGTCCCATTTCCTACTTTTGCTAAAGACCAGATAGAGAGTAATCGCGATATTTTTTTAAAAATACTTAAAATTTTAGATAAGAGTATAGAAAATTATATCTTTTCCAAAATAGATGAAAATAGATACTGCATGATTTTAAAAAGAGACAATAGAGATTTTCCTGTTGAAGAAGAGAGCAATGGAATTAAAAAAATCATATCCATATTGCCATCTTTATTGTCTGAAGATAAAAACGATATGATATTTGTTATAGATGAACTTGATAGCTCTATAAGCACAAAAGCCTTAATAAGAATTTTAAATGGGGTTATTAACTCGTCAGAAAATAAAAAAGCGCAATTTATCTTAAGCTCGCACAATCCAATGATATTTGATACATCGTTTCTTAATCCATCTCAGTTATATATAGTATCTAAAGAAAACTGCGATACAAAAGTAACATGTTTAGATCAGTTTGAACCTATAAGTTATAGAAGAAAAGCTTACCTAAACTATCTTAGGGGCGATTATGAGTAG
- a CDS encoding RloB domain-containing protein produces the protein MSRRKTKLCKNLSASIKIIVLVEGQTEKNYLKELKNKLLDSSFKLDIENICNGNYASFLNKIAEYRGIDTPILVIVDLDRAANNKVELSYLEELIDKLVKINKQNNIFLTYPEFETFLSAHFDPFCNDLRGRLGFINSDEIKSRPDILNKIEQHGGDFENTKKHFNNNNLFCYKKDFSAALIDKNHIMKRQSTLINFIDYCNKIKESR, from the coding sequence ATGAGTAGGCGCAAAACTAAACTTTGTAAAAATTTAAGTGCTAGTATTAAAATTATAGTTTTAGTAGAAGGGCAAACAGAAAAGAATTATTTAAAAGAGTTGAAAAATAAATTATTAGATAGTAGTTTTAAGCTAGATATAGAAAATATATGCAATGGCAACTATGCATCTTTTTTAAATAAGATAGCTGAATATAGGGGGATAGATACTCCTATATTAGTAATTGTTGATCTGGATAGAGCAGCGAATAATAAAGTAGAATTAAGTTATCTAGAAGAGTTAATAGATAAGCTTGTAAAGATTAACAAGCAAAACAATATTTTTTTAACATATCCAGAGTTTGAAACATTTTTGTCTGCTCATTTTGATCCATTTTGTAATGACCTTAGGGGTAGACTTGGGTTTATAAATAGTGACGAGATAAAATCTAGACCAGATATCCTTAATAAAATAGAACAACATGGCGGAGATTTTGAAAATACAAAGAAGCATTTTAACAATAATAATCTTTTTTGTTATAAAAAAGATTTCTCGGCTGCCTTAATTGATAAAAATCATATTATGAAAAGGCAATCAACTCTCATAAATTTTATAGATTACTGTAATAAAATTAAAGAGTCTCGTTAA
- a CDS encoding phage tail protein, which yields MADKEFTQICKEILGVSKKLEKIEPEELRKIKTNIERISEAVAADKAIFDTNKKDFDGKYNKIAEIIKTFDTLKAQIEEVLKSGTINDSAEALISTFSSKKIMDLFNEAKGVVDEKFSTIHKNGITPWNSTLEYPAGAISVLNSKLYQAKIQNTNKNPSKNKEIWHVIANEEWCEQTFLNKNEKIDAYTKSESDNKFALKTELTDGLPIGAYLSYPSQKTIPAGFLIADGRSLKKSEYAELFNVLGYIYGGSGENFNLPNFSDGKFMRSIGGSAASLGVVQQDAIDVNGLQLRSIVPDNLGNRNVYGTSGNDYRAVQYTYSTTGDDIAYKSVAGKEDKPIFATSKPANETRPCNMAVVVIIKVKNVNTPIAGQIDKTILATETKAGITKLKNAITAKQEDAAVTEKAVSDLFSQIDFRCAARVIFNGQGSVSIIDSKNISSIVKNGAGDYTIKFLKPMEDTNYYIFTSLEPFNTAGPNHVAHPQYQGIKRDSLRIITGYGAASFSDETRIQVMIFIKSK from the coding sequence ATGGCGGATAAAGAATTTACGCAAATTTGTAAAGAGATTTTAGGAGTTAGCAAAAAGCTTGAAAAAATAGAGCCTGAAGAGCTGAGAAAAATAAAAACAAATATAGAAAGAATAAGCGAAGCAGTAGCCGCAGATAAAGCAATATTTGATACAAATAAAAAAGATTTTGATGGTAAGTATAATAAAATCGCCGAAATAATAAAAACATTCGATACTTTAAAAGCCCAAATAGAAGAGGTTCTAAAAAGCGGCACAATAAACGATAGTGCAGAGGCTTTGATTTCTACATTCTCATCAAAAAAAATCATGGATCTTTTTAATGAAGCAAAAGGAGTAGTAGATGAAAAATTTAGCACTATACATAAAAATGGCATAACTCCTTGGAACTCTACATTAGAGTATCCTGCTGGTGCCATTAGTGTTTTAAATAGTAAGCTCTATCAGGCAAAAATACAAAATACAAATAAAAACCCTAGTAAAAATAAAGAAATATGGCATGTCATAGCTAATGAAGAGTGGTGCGAGCAGACTTTTTTAAATAAAAATGAAAAGATAGACGCATACACTAAATCTGAGAGTGACAATAAATTTGCTCTAAAAACTGAGCTAACGGATGGCTTGCCAATAGGTGCATACCTAAGTTATCCAAGCCAAAAAACGATCCCTGCTGGGTTCTTAATAGCTGATGGCAGAAGCCTTAAGAAGTCTGAATATGCAGAGCTATTTAACGTATTAGGTTACATATACGGTGGCTCAGGCGAAAACTTTAACTTGCCTAACTTTTCTGACGGCAAGTTTATGCGTTCTATTGGAGGCAGCGCTGCCTCTTTAGGCGTGGTGCAACAAGACGCTATTGATGTAAATGGTTTACAGCTTAGAAGTATAGTACCAGATAACTTAGGTAATAGAAATGTTTATGGCACCTCAGGAAACGATTATAGAGCTGTTCAATATACATATTCTACTACTGGTGATGATATAGCTTACAAAAGTGTTGCAGGTAAGGAAGATAAACCAATATTTGCAACATCTAAACCTGCAAACGAAACTCGCCCCTGCAATATGGCGGTAGTGGTCATCATCAAGGTCAAAAACGTAAATACTCCAATAGCTGGGCAAATCGATAAAACAATACTTGCCACCGAAACAAAAGCAGGCATCACGAAGCTTAAAAATGCCATAACAGCCAAACAAGAGGATGCAGCGGTAACTGAAAAAGCCGTGAGCGATTTATTTTCACAGATAGATTTTAGGTGCGCTGCTAGAGTTATATTTAATGGGCAGGGCAGTGTTAGCATAATAGATAGTAAAAATATATCTAGTATTGTCAAAAACGGTGCAGGCGACTATACAATTAAATTCTTAAAACCAATGGAGGATACAAACTACTATATCTTCACGTCATTGGAGCCATTTAATACTGCTGGACCAAACCACGTAGCTCATCCACAATATCAAGGGATAAAAAGAGATAGTCTGAGAATAATCACTGGATATGGTGCGGCATCATTTTCAGATGAAACTAGGATTCAAGTAATGATTTTTATCAAATCAAAATAA
- a CDS encoding portal protein, whose protein sequence is MNEDLNLIKQAFSDLEQHKNRFLECERAFRAEYEGEDNRTTKRKSSERSRSKLYIPLIKTTIFIIHAIFKTSFMSDRCPIEITRVGRRSDNDLILQNALTAVLKNRWKKKEHRVGLSKAVMSALYLPLGIVNLFYDKEQGDIATRFIPITDLAFDKYASDINDIEYVCYKWRQSVRQVEEKIKTKFYKSKDKELILGSKAEWSQRVQMKDIYKKIYVNGRQMWELKSFANDFLVRETKFSTLPFHFGYCIDSMPSVEESMREKENAVYGSCVPEIVKEIQEEYNIKRNQKIDITENQIDPSFVVDKTRGAVAVSDVMARKKVIRVETDMGARVSDVIMPFPVPPTYQLSEEINMLGKEYEIATGVNSVMTGQTSPSDRRAMGALQTVNAASSMRIESMMQTLLETMLSSYAQHFVELLYRFVSDDEFVKITEDESVIDAIGTLAQRKANRLDFDISVNFGTTIANEVKINQLNGLLGVLAQNQISSPQITGEIVKEVLTLILGENAPIEQVDQAMAQMMAMQEATQAQAATQEEEDQIKNEPSEEDMEMAALANGGI, encoded by the coding sequence ATGAATGAGGACTTAAATTTAATTAAACAAGCATTTAGTGATCTTGAGCAGCATAAAAATAGATTCCTAGAATGTGAGCGAGCATTTCGTGCTGAGTATGAGGGTGAAGATAACCGCACTACAAAACGAAAAAGCTCTGAGAGAAGCCGTTCTAAACTATACATCCCACTAATAAAAACCACCATTTTTATCATTCATGCAATTTTTAAAACAAGCTTTATGAGTGATCGTTGTCCGATAGAGATCACACGTGTTGGGCGTAGAAGCGATAATGATCTAATCTTGCAAAATGCACTTACTGCTGTATTAAAAAATAGATGGAAGAAAAAAGAGCATCGCGTTGGTTTAAGTAAAGCTGTCATGAGCGCTTTATACCTACCTCTTGGTATAGTAAATTTATTCTATGACAAAGAGCAAGGCGATATCGCTACGCGCTTTATCCCCATCACAGATCTAGCCTTTGACAAATACGCAAGCGACATCAACGATATAGAATACGTCTGCTACAAGTGGCGGCAATCGGTGCGCCAGGTCGAAGAAAAAATCAAAACGAAATTTTATAAAAGCAAAGACAAAGAGCTCATCCTAGGCTCAAAGGCAGAGTGGAGCCAGAGGGTGCAGATGAAGGATATTTACAAAAAAATCTACGTAAACGGCCGACAGATGTGGGAGCTAAAGAGCTTTGCTAATGATTTTTTGGTAAGAGAGACGAAATTTTCGACTCTGCCGTTTCACTTCGGCTACTGTATAGACTCGATGCCTAGCGTCGAGGAGAGCATGCGCGAAAAGGAAAACGCCGTATACGGCTCGTGCGTGCCGGAAATCGTTAAAGAAATCCAAGAAGAATACAACATCAAGCGCAATCAAAAAATCGACATCACCGAGAATCAAATAGATCCGTCGTTTGTAGTGGATAAAACTAGGGGCGCAGTGGCGGTAAGCGACGTGATGGCAAGGAAAAAGGTCATCAGGGTGGAAACGGATATGGGTGCTAGAGTGAGCGACGTGATAATGCCTTTTCCGGTGCCGCCTACGTATCAGTTAAGCGAAGAGATAAATATGCTCGGCAAAGAGTACGAGATAGCTACGGGCGTAAATAGCGTGATGACCGGGCAAACTAGCCCGAGCGATCGTCGTGCTATGGGTGCGCTACAAACGGTGAACGCCGCAAGCTCGATGAGAATAGAGAGCATGATGCAGACCTTGCTAGAAACTATGCTCTCAAGCTATGCGCAGCACTTCGTAGAGCTGCTCTATCGCTTCGTAAGCGACGATGAATTCGTAAAAATCACCGAAGACGAGAGCGTGATAGACGCGATCGGCACGCTTGCGCAAAGAAAGGCGAACCGCTTAGACTTTGACATTTCCGTAAATTTCGGCACGACGATAGCAAATGAAGTAAAAATCAATCAACTAAACGGGCTACTGGGCGTGCTAGCCCAAAATCAAATAAGCTCGCCGCAAATAACGGGCGAAATCGTCAAAGAAGTATTGACTTTAATCCTTGGTGAAAATGCGCCAATAGAGCAAGTTGATCAAGCTATGGCACAGATGATGGCGATGCAAGAAGCTACACAAGCACAAGCTGCAACGCAAGAGGAAGAAGATCAAATAAAAAACGAACCTAGTGAAGAAGATATGGAGATGGCGGCCTTGGCAAACGGTGGAATTTAG
- a CDS encoding SU10 major capsid protein gives MAIKTGLVTAEEAFGSKGVVLENTIKQIGWQSTPFYSAISTAAPADRSTSVAVGHKWFYDELPDGDAANAHAEGGAKATAKYFVGNTLSNHFQIVKNTYGVSGSQEPAKDVAGRGILANQGEMASVEHKKSIEKILLSSQTAVQRVNSGGSPVVGKCGGLKSFSTANNTIDANNTDLTMQMIRDLLKIGWSKGRPYQFLMVNDKQNDRLLDILDKIKQANITQKYLEEDLLAIRTSYGDVKVMLNPFLDQNEIIAFRADDIFKVNWRPMMTRELPTSNDAVEKEIISEFTLRVCTPVAFGWLKKLKV, from the coding sequence ATGGCTATAAAAACTGGATTAGTAACTGCTGAAGAGGCTTTTGGCAGTAAGGGTGTAGTACTTGAAAACACTATAAAACAAATAGGATGGCAATCTACGCCTTTTTATAGTGCAATAAGCACAGCCGCACCCGCGGATAGAAGTACGAGCGTGGCGGTAGGACATAAATGGTTTTATGATGAGTTGCCTGATGGTGACGCGGCTAATGCGCATGCAGAAGGTGGAGCTAAAGCAACAGCTAAGTATTTTGTTGGTAATACTCTAAGCAATCATTTTCAAATAGTTAAAAATACATACGGAGTTTCTGGATCACAAGAGCCGGCCAAAGATGTAGCAGGCAGAGGCATTCTAGCTAATCAAGGCGAGATGGCTTCCGTAGAACATAAAAAGTCCATAGAGAAAATTTTGCTTTCTTCTCAGACAGCTGTACAAAGAGTAAATAGTGGTGGTTCTCCTGTAGTCGGAAAATGTGGTGGATTAAAAAGTTTTTCTACCGCAAATAATACAATCGATGCAAACAATACAGACTTAACTATGCAAATGATTAGAGATCTACTAAAAATCGGCTGGAGCAAAGGTAGGCCTTATCAATTCTTAATGGTAAATGATAAGCAAAATGATAGGCTGCTAGATATTCTCGACAAGATAAAACAAGCCAATATCACACAAAAATACCTAGAAGAGGATCTACTTGCCATTAGAACTAGCTACGGCGATGTAAAGGTTATGTTAAATCCATTCTTAGATCAAAATGAGATCATTGCCTTTAGAGCTGATGACATCTTTAAAGTAAATTGGCGTCCAATGATGACTAGAGAGCTTCCAACTAGCAACGATGCTGTAGAAAAAGAGATTATTAGTGAATTTACACTTCGTGTATGTACTCCTGTAGCATTTGGATGGCTTAAAAAGTTAAAGGTGTGA